In Fragaria vesca subsp. vesca linkage group LG5, FraVesHawaii_1.0, whole genome shotgun sequence, the genomic stretch TTTTTAATTTTTAAAGTGCCTATGCATAAAATTTTTCAAAGAGTATGAGTATGTAAACTAAGATATTTTTCAATTTTTTTTCATAGAGCCACACTACCAGGACAAGTACTTTAGCCGACGAAAAATTTTCGTCGGCCTATTATCTTAATTCGTCGGCTAAGATTTTAGCCGACGAAGGCTCGTCGGGAAAAGGTCGTCGGTGATGACTTTAGCCGACGAAAATTTTTTTCGTCGGCTATAGTCCCACAGTTAGCCGACGAAAAACATGTCGTCGGTTTTTTCCCAGACTTTAGCCGACGAAACAATTAATATATTCGTCGGCTAAAGTGTGTAATAAATAATTAAAANNNNNNNNNNNNNNNNNNNNNNNNNNNNNNNNNNNNNNNNNNNNNNNNNNNNNNNNNNNNNNNNNNNNNNNNNNNNNNNNNNNNNNNNNNNNNNNNNNNNNNNNNNNNNNNNNNNNNNNNNNNNNNNNNNNNNNNNNNNNNNNNNNNNNNNNNNNNNNNNNNNNNNNNNNNNNNNNNNNNNNNNNNNNNNNNNNNNNNNNNNNNNNNNNNNNNNNNNNNNNNNNNNNNNNNNNNNNNNNNNNNNNNNNNNNNNNNNNNNNNNNNNNNNNNNNNNNNNNNNNNNNNNNNNNNNNNNNNNNNNNNNNNNNNNNNNNNNNNNNNNNNNNNNNNNNNNNNNNNNNNNNNNNNNNNNNNNNNNNNNNNNNNNNNNNNNNNNNNNNNNNNNNNNNNNNNNNNNNNNNNNNNNNNNNNNNNNNNNNNNNNNNNNNNNNNNNNNNNNNNNNNNNNNNNNNNNNNNNNNNNNNNNNNNNNNNNNNNNNNNNNNNNNNNNNNNNNNNNNNNNNNNNNNNNNNNNNNNNNNNNNNNNNNNNNNNNNNNNNNNNNNNNNNNNNNNNNNNNNNNNNNNNNNNNNNNNNNNNNNNNNNNNNNNNNNNNNNNNNNNNNNNNNNNNNNNNNNNNNNNNNNNNNNNNNNNNNNNNNNNNNNNNNNNNNNNNNNNNNNNNNNNNNNNNNNNNNNNNNNNNNNNNNNNNNNNNNNNNNNNNNNNNNNNNNNNNNNNNNNNACAGAATCTTCCTCTCAACATTTCGAACAACTTTGTAGAAGAAGTCGAAGCTCAATTCTAAGCCTAAACAGGTCAATCGACTGAAAATATAAAAATCCCCAATTTTAAACCCTAAAAACTTCAAATCTTCGATTCTCTTCACACACACCGAATCGAGCTACCAAATTCTAGGGGAATGTAGTACTAATCAAACTCAATTTATCCATATATAGAACTCACCAAATGGTGACCTAAGGAATGAGAAATTTGATCGACACCGAATCCGAACCGGCGGAGTTTTGGAGCTCGATTTATCCCTCACGGCGGCGCCACTCGATGCACCACCTATCCAGCAATGAAGTAGAGACGACGGCGAAGCTTTTGGGACAAGTGTGACGGTCTCCGGTGGCTTGACGGCGGAGCTAGCACTACCAGAAGAAAGACTTTAGCCGACGAAAAAAAAAAAACAGGCCGACGAAACAATTTTTCGTCGGCCATAGATCTTTTTTTATTTTTTTATTACAAACTTTAGCCGACGAATATTTTAAAATATTCGTCGGCTAAAGTTTGGCAGATAACCGACGACAAAAAAGTCGTCGGCTATAGTCCGGACTTTAGCCGACGAAATAGTNNNNNNNNNNNNNNNNNNNNNNNNNNNNNNNNNNNNNNNNNNNNNNNNNNNNNNNNNNNNNNNNNNNNNNNNNNNNNNNNNNNNNNNNNNNNNNNNNNNNNNNNNNNNNNNNNNNNNNNNNNNNNNNNNNNNNNNNNNNNNNNNNNNNNNNNNNNNNNNNNNNNNNNNNNNNNNNNNNNNNNNNNNNNNNNNNNNNNNNNNNNNNNNNNNNNNNNNNNNNNNNNNNNNNNNNNNNNNNNNNNNNNNNNNNNNNNNNNNNNNNNNNNNNNNNNNNNNNNNNNNNNNNNNNNNNNNNNNNNNNNNNNNNNNNNNNNNNNNNNNNNNNNNNNNNNNNNNNNNNNNNNNNNNNNNNNNNNNNNNNNNNNNNNNNNNNNNNNNNNNNNNNNNNNNNNNNNNNNNNNNNNNNNNNNNNNNNNNNNNNNNNNNNNNNNNNNNNNNNNNNNNNNNNNNNNNNNNNNNNNNNNNNNNNNNNNNNNNNNNNNNNNNNNNNNNNNNNNNNNNNNNNNNNNNNNNNNNNNNNNNNNNNNNNNNNNNNNNNNNNNNNNNNNNNNNNNNNNNNNNNNNNNNNNNNNNNNNNNNNNNNNNNNNNNNNNNNNNNNNNNNNNNNNNNNNNNNNNNNNNNNNNNNNNNNNNNNNNNNNNNNNNNNNNNNNNNNNNNNNNNNNNNNNNNNNNNNNNNNNNNNNNNNNNNNNNNNNNNNNNNNNNNNNNNNNNNNNNNNNNNNNNNNNNNNNNNNNNNNNNNNNNNNNNNNNNNNNNNNNNNNNNNNNNNNNNNNNNNNNNNNNNNNNNNNNNNNNNNNNNNNNNNNNNNNNNNNNNNNNNNNNNNNNNNNNNNNNNNNNNNNNNNNNNNNNNNNNNNNNNNNNNNNNNNNNNNNNNNNNNNNNNNNNNNNNNNNNNNNNNNNNNNNNNNNNNNNNNNNNNNNNNNNNNCTAAAATTCACAAACCAAAATTCGACCGTCAGATATGATCATTATGACGAAAGATGTCTATAGGTAAAAAATTCAACTGGATCCGACAACGTTAAGGGCTCGATCGAAAGGGTCAACTCTAATCGAAAATAAGAAAACTGCATTTTGAAGCCCTAAACGGACTCAGATGGCCAAAAAAGCCTATACATCATGGCATTAGCGATGAGTTTGACTCGTAGCGCCGTTACGCTTCCGGAAAGGTATCACAATAGTCAATCAAACACCAAACGCCAAATCTGCAGCATAGTGAATAATAAGGGTAAGTCAACTATCGGCACCGAGAATTTACCGGAATACTATGATTTTTCAACCGTAGACGTATTTCACCATTCTGGTCATATCTTATTTCACGACTTTTTTGCGTTTGAAGGTTCTACGTATAGTTTTTTTTTCTCAGATGAGTTGTTGTCTAGATCTGTAAATATAAGGCACTTTAGCCGACGAAATTATATTTTTTTGTCGGCTAAACTTTTAAAAATTTCGTCGGCTAAAGTTCACAGACTATAGCCGACGAAAAAAATTATTCAGCCGACGAAATATTAATTTCGTCGGCTAAAGTTGACCATAGCCGACGAAAATTTTAAATTAGCCGACGAAAAAAAATTCGTCGGCTAAAGTGGACTTTAGCCGACGAAAAAAAAATTCGTCGGCCTGTTTTTTTTTTTTCGTCGGCTAAAGCCTTTCTTCTGGTAGTGCCAATAGATTATTCAATTTTGGAATTGTGAACGTTGACGGTTTAAAAAATGGAATTACGAAGAATCAATTATGATTGTTTTCGTTTTGTATAAATTTTGGTTTTCTAATTGACTAACCTGATTAAAGCTTTACCGAACATAATATTGGTCAAAACTTTTACCGTTGCTGAAGAACTAAGGAGATGAAACTTATTCCGTCGGCTAAGGGCTTCTTAGGCGATGAAATATCATTGTTCATTGTTTAATTATCTACCAGACGACACTTAGCCGACGGAGGTTCCGTCGCCTAAGATCTTAAGAGACGATTTTTTCTTCTTAAGCTACGAAACCGTTCCGTCTCGTAAGTGTCTTTTTCCAGTAGTGTTACTAGCTAGTGACCACGCATAGAGTTGAGACTTATTGTTGTTTAACTTTTGCCTCTTTGGTTGAAATATATAGTCTACGGAAAGATAGATTATACTATTGTCTGTCTCGTGTCCTTGTTATCCTAATCCATAAATAATAATAATAATAATTATGTATGATAATATATCCTTCGAATACTCTGACATTTGAATTATTTCATGTGCAAGAAAAAAAATATAACAAGTATGAGTATGTTTCTTAAATGAAGTTTAGAAGCAGGAAGGCTCAACTCCACGCTTTTCTCCTCTAGATGTAAAAGATTGGGCAATTAGGTGATATTAGCTCCTTATATATATGATAACCCCTATTGGGGCAATATGCTCACCACCAAAACCCTAAGGAAAGAGGGCTCCGTCACCACTCACAACTAGACCTTCATCGCCCGTCCCTCTATATTTTAAATCAAGAAGAAAATCATTGAAGATAGAAGGAAACCAAATATTAACCAAAACTTTTCTATTGATCAAAGAACAAAGCTTGCTTGCGTTTTATATATGAATCCTGACCAAGCACGTACAGCCAAAACTAATTAAGCCAGTTCCGAGATATGACAAAACGTACAACCCCATGTCATGTATTATGCACTTTAACAAGCTAAGCAATGATGTCTTTAGCATTCTCCCTCGCAAGTCTTTGGCTTTCTTCCACGGTGAGATTTTTCCGGCCACATGCATTTCTCGTCATCAGTGAGCTGTATTACCAGAGGCACCTTGAAGGCATCTTGCAAATATTTAGCGAACATGAAGGGGATGAGATGCCCCAAATGCAAAGACTCAGAAGAAGGCCCTCTTCCTGTGTATAAATAGAACTTGTCTCCTTTCTCATACGAATCCAGAATCTGGTTGAAGTCCCGGTGAGCAAAGAAGACCCCGCGGTGGAGGAAGACGTGTGGAGTACTTGGTGTGAGTCTGTGTACCCCGGTCAATAAGAGACTGATCAAGCCTCTGGCAACCAAACTGGTTAACAAGCTTATCGTAATCGATTTTGTTGCCATCTTTCGCCTCTACCTTCCATGGAGTCACTATCTGCCGCTCTGCTTCTCCATTGTCTTGAATCTCCAGTGCCTCTTCCCCTCTCTTCTCCATACAGTTCCTGCTTTTGGTAGCCACCACTATCTGTACAACCTAAAATCGTTGTCGAGGTCGATGACAAGACGTTAATATGCTAATTCCCAAATCCTAGCAAAAGCTCTCTTGATCAGTCCTTAGTTCTACCTTGGCGTACTCCTTTTCTGTGATAATATCAATGCCTTTTATAGCTGATCACCATTAGGAATTTGAAATTCGTAACTGAATTAGGACTTTCCTAAAATGTTTTGTTTTCATAACACACTCCTCCTTATTTCAAGTAGGATAAATACTCCTGAATCCTGATGGTTGGTGCTCCTGGTGTGAGAAGAGAAGCTTCACCAGATCTTAGATCATGGCAGAACAGAATTATATCAGCCAATCAAACATCCTAATTCCCTTGTCAAACTCCCAAAATTAAGATTTCCACCATTGTCTCGTGATTGAAAAATCAAGCTTCAGTTCTGTGAAATGCATGCGGTTCACTTGTAATACTTGGGGTTCTTTTTAGCCATACAATAGGAAAGTCTGGAGTTCAATTCTCTTAGTCTTACCTACTAGAGTGCTGATTCCCCAATACTGTTCCCTCCCTATATACCTCTATTTTGGGGTATAGTTCTTGCTTCATCCGGAATCATACACTCGTGTATTTAAGGCTGATTTTCTACTACAATTCCTGCATGTTGCTGTGGGTAGTTTTAACTGCAGTCAACTCGTAAAACAATTATCAATTGCTTCTTTCTAACGGAACTAACGACTAACGGAAATCGTATGAACGGAAATTGTATGAATGTTCACTGTTTCATAACGAAAAGGATCTAAATAGGCAAACCAATTTAAGACACAATAGAAAAGAAACCAATACCAGAAAGGAACATTCATACGTCAAGTCTCCTTCACTACCAGATTAGGAGCATTCATACTCTATCTTCACGTTCACACCTTACAACCAACACTCCAACACCAAGTTAGAAGTGCAGAAGAGTAGATTACTTAATGCTCTGCTTGTCGTCCCATAAATCTAAATCCACTTAAAGGACTACATGGACATAATAACAGTATATACTGAATTCAGTTATTTTAAATTTCAGCCGACTCTGTATTTCTTACATCAATCCAATTCTGATGAGAAGAATACCTATGAAACCACTCCTACCATGCTCACATGAATGCAAGTTAGTAACTATTAACATCGTCGCTTTTGGCAAAGTCCCAACCCAGTGGATTGATGTTAACATCCCTGAGAAGAAATGCACATTGAGTTAAAAAACAAAGACTGAACAGAGATGAAAGGAAGGTATTAAAAGCTCTGTAAGCGCAATCAAAATCAATATATATACTGTATTCAGTGATTTTAAATTTCAGCTGACTCTGTATTTCTTATATCAATCAAATTTTGATGAGAAGAATACCTATGAATCTGTCTACTCCTACCATGCTCGCATGATTGCAAGTTAGTAACTATTAACATCGTCGCTTTTGGCAAGTCCCAACCCAGCGGATTGATGTTAACATCCCTGAGAAGAAATGCACATCGAGTTAAAAAAGACTAAACAGAGATGAAAGGAAGGAATTTAAATCTCTGTAAGCGTCATCAAAATCAATATATATACAGTTAGTGGTGGGTGAAAGAAACCAACACCAAAACATTGATGTTAATACGGGGCAATGCAGAGTACAGATTTGGAACTTAATAATTATTTAGTTAACCAATTTAAGACTTGATGCATACTAGGTAGACAAAGGAAAATGCATATACAGAATCTTTGACTTATTCAGAAGCAAGGTTCAATTTTGCTCTTTAAACTTTCTTAAGGCTTTGCAAATTAGAAATTCCAGGTTTAAGTAAATGACAGCTATAAGGAGTCGTAGTAATTGCATGTGATGCTTATGAACTGAGCATTTGTTAAAATTTTGTCATATGACTACTCTATTATTGTAGATTTTATCTGAGTTTGATTGTGGTATTTAAAAAAAGTAATGGATTGAGTAGATGTGAAGATGTGAATTTCTGGTAGACTTTATCATATTCATCTTTTATTGCATGATTCATCCTTGATGATATTGTGAAACCTTGCAATTGTATGGGCAGTGCAAGAATGACAGAATATGCATTACCAAGGAACGATACTGAATTGGCAGCAGGCATTGGAGCTAAAACCCTAGGAATGGCACCTGAACATGAAAAAATAAAAATAAAAGTCCATCATCAAGCAATTCATGCTGGGAAATCAAAGAAATTGAACATGAAAATGAAACTGAGACCTGCAAATTAATATTAATCCAGTGCGACTCTATTTGACAAACTTTCTGTAGAAGAGTCCTCGGGATTATATCCAACAAGGATTATATCCATCACATGTTTTAAGCTTGGAGCAAAAATTTATCTTAAATTGTCACACCAGAACTACTTAGAACCATAAGAAAAAAAGTCAAAAATGAAGACAGAACAAACAAATGAACAAAACATGATTTCATGATATAGAGTCAAATTGATCCCCTCCTCCCATACACTTAAACACTCTATACCCTTTTCGCTATCAAACTTAAAGTAATCACCTTTTAATCTTCATATTTTATAATGGAGTAAATACTTGTGACACCCTGTAGTTTACACCTAAAATCAGTTTTGTCCCTCACTTTTTTTTTTAAACTGGTATACCCCTATACTTTGAGTTCTCGACTGATTTGCCCTTTTCCCAGCTGGTTATGACTGTGACATGCTCATTAACAGTCTAAATAACCCTTCACTCTTATCTCTTCTAGCATAATAATAGGGGGCTTAGACCTTGCTCTTAAAACCCAACCATTGAAGCTCTCACAAGCATTGTTAATGAGCATGTCACAGTCATAACCAGCTGGGAAAAGGGTAAATCAGTCGAGAATTCAAAGTATAGGGGTATACCAGTTTAAAAAAAAAGTGAGGGACAAAACTGATTTTAGGTGTAAACTACAGGGTGTCACAAGCATTTACTCCTTTTATTAACTACTCACACACCCTATATATGTCGTGAGGTCACCAAATGGTAAGAGTAGAAAATTCATTGTTAGGCGGGTAGAAGATTCCAAACTGACGATTCTGCATCTCTACAACAAAACAACATAATAGAATAGAATAGAAGTCACAGACTCAACTATATCTTTGAAATTAAAGCTAAACTGCTCAGCTAATAAAAACCCAATCAAGTCGAGCTGTCACCCCCAACAAATTTTTTGATCGGTGTTATTAACTTAATTATTAACGAAGACAAAGACTTNNNNNNNNNNNNNNNNNNNNCGTAAACTACAGGGTGTCATAAGCATTTACTCCTTTTATAATTGTCACACAGTGGTCCAACTATCTCCAACAACTATTCCTCTTCTATGCCACCCCCAACCCCCCTCCCGGGTGAAGAAATGTTTTCATTACTATTTCCTTAACGTGTATTTTTTTTATTTTTTATTTTATTTTTTATAATGTTGTTCATTCATCTACACATTGACTCTCTGTGCCACTAATTTTTGCAACCAAGTGATATCTAAACCACCAAAAACTAATCCTAAGCCCCTAAACTATTCATGTAGAACTCTCCTGTCAACCTCTTCAGGCTGATTTTGGCACAGAATTACACAATTAGGCATCACCTAATCAAAGTAGCTCTACCTCTTTATATACCTGACGAAACCTATAAGACCGGATTACAAATATGAAGCCTGCTTAACACAATGGCTTTATTATGGAAAGTAGAAGTAATAGGGTCACATGGAATTGTAAAAACCATTTGTCATTTTTAATTTTTCATGTAACTCTGTCATTTTAAATAAGGGTCTTAGGTGTTAGCTATGTCTGTGAACAACATTTGAAAAATTAATCATAATATTTGCTCACAGGTAGAAGTTGAATTCCAAATTTAGTCAAAATCATAGAAGAAATCGAAAAATAACACAACTTTGATAGAGAAAGGAATCAAAACTCAAAAGACTGCCAAATATTCATCTCAACACTTATGATACGAAAAGAAAAATTAATCTCATCACTTCATGAAATCCTAGCCTATGGCAGGAGCCTAAGCAGAATTTCCTATTAAATGAAAATGTACATACATATAAGGATCGGAACATCCAATGCGGTTTCTCATCCTTGGTGCCAATAAATCAACTATCTGCTCTATCTCAGGAAGACACTTAAGAGCATGATAGTTCACCCTGCACCTCAAACTGCTGATTTGTTGAGGAACATCTCATATCTGAAACAAAAATGGCATGATACTGTAAGGTTAAACATAGTTGAGTCATTCCCTAGTACCTGGAGAAAATATAGCAGCTTTACCCAATCAATAATCAGATTTCACAATAGAACAGTATCATGTAATGCTTTCTTTTTTTTTTTTTTTTTTTTTCCTAAAAATAAAAAAGTAACAACTGAGTTTAGGGCAGCCACACACGTATAAAATTCGTGACTAACCCGAGTCGGTTAACAAAAGGCTTCAGGGCCATTATCTTCTTCCCCTTGATTCCAGGCAGAACATTGTCGATGCAAATTTGCACTGGTGCATATTTTAGAATGGTTGTGCGAAACTCAGTTTGTATTACTTCCTTCTCGTGGCTTGAATACTATTGCCATTCTTTCTGCTGAAATTAGAACAAAACGCAATTAGCTGTCCACTTATCGATGGACATGTACACAAAGAAAAGCCAAAAAAATCTTCAAATGCATTTTCATCATAGATTACAGATTAACCAAAGAATCTAAAAAACACGGCTCAAATTTGTGATCACTAATATTTTTTTTTCTAAATGAACTTTATCGGAGAAATTGAACAACTAATGCATGATTTAGTTACAATTCATGAAATCTCAATATCCCCAAATGATAACAAATTAACAACAGAAAGCAGTAACTTTTGGTCAAAACCTATAGAATGAAGTATATAAGCATTTAGTGATTAGGTAATGGATATGTTTGAGCCAAAGGATCAAATTTGGATGACTTGAGCAATACTATATAATATATAATCTCCTTAATGCGGAAATGGCTTCAAATTTGGAGACACCTTTGTGAAAATGAACAATTGAATTTGGAGAGTACTTCTAGAGTTGACCAGAAAAAACATAAATGATAATAAGCTAATTGAGAGAAGGTAACAAACCTTACCAGATGCGTGTTGTTCTTGCTCTTGATTCAAGCTTTGAATCATTGCTCTAATTTTGCATAGCATAGCAAAAAAGGTGAAGATGAATGGTCTGGTTTTGCTACTACACAAACTTGCCAGGAGAGTTTTGTTCTTCAGCTTGATCAGAGCTTGCGATTCAAGTGTTTAGAGCAGACTAAACACAGTTTGTCGAGAATGTGTTCAATGATATGCTTATATAGTCAAGATTAGCCGAGAAAATTCTCACTTACAAAACAGCACTCGGCTAATGAAGTTGGAGGGATGAAGGGATAAAAACAGTCCATACAAAAGTTGGATCAGTGTCACCAACTTTTGTATGTTAGAAATTTCCAAAATTGGATCAGCCCTTGAAGCATCAAAGGAATACACAGCATGAATTTTGAAAATGAGAGCCAAGAAATTATAAAGTGCATACATAGGAATTTGGGAGCTGAGATTCTGACAGGTACCTTCTAAATCTTAAGGTTTATGCATTGACAAAAAAAAAGTGCATACAGATGGAGCTGAACTCAAACATGATGAATATCAGTAGACATCAGAATGAAAGCAATGGATTGTCTGATCAGAATATGGAACAATCAAAATAATCGATAAGTATGGTAGCACATGTCTACACAACCAGCTTCTGGAGTAAATACATATGCAAAAGTAAGCTGATGGTTAAAAAAGTTCTAGTTTGCAGTATCATTGGTCTGCCAAAGATAAGCTGAAAAAGTATGACCACGCTAAATTTTAATTTTCTGAACTCAAGAGGGGACACATGCTGCAAAAGAAACCTTACACCAACTCCATCTCAACTTTCAAAAGATTCAGTGTCAGCGTCTTTTTGTAAGGGAGGTATTGTGCAGGTCGAGCAACTTCTCCAGGGATACAAGGGACCAAGTATCCTCTGTTTGGGCATACACCTTTTGATTTAGAGAGTCAACTATTATGCTTACTTTACCAAACCCGTATATCTGGTGACCATTATGTGTCCTAGTAGGCTTAGGCCTAAATAGCAACCCATTCTGCTGTGCATGGGCTTCAATAACATCTTTCAGGGTCATCTCGTGACCAGTGCCATCCATATGGGCTGTGGCTGCTGCTGCTTTTTGCTGTGCCTCAAATTGCCGTTGCTCAAGCACTCTTAGGTAGCTAATATTCTCTTTCAAACCAGGTTGAACCACCTCCATACCCTCAACAGCACGATTCATCATGTCAAGGCCACAATTAAGCTGATAGCGGATACTTTCATTTGCGTGAAGCTCTTCAGAGATAAGTTCCTTCCAACCTTTATACCAATTCAAAACTTCTTCAAAGTTCGGGTTTGATATTAACCATTGATATAAAACATGTATCCACTTGGGGAAGAAAAACTTCTCCAACATATCTACCATCAGATGAATTGGAATAGCAGAAGCCCAACTCATGACCCAATTAAACTGATCAAGTCTCTGATCTGCAGGGTTTACTTGGAAGTCTTGCAAAACAAGCTGCAATTTGGGTACAATAAATCGATGCATAAGCTGTTCCCAGCTTGCAGGATCAAAAACCTTCTTCCAAGGTGAGAGTATCGTATAAGCAGATCCATCACTGGGGTGCCATGCACCTAGAACATTACTCAACTTGTAGCGTATTGTGTGGTACACCTCCTCCAACTTGTGTCCCAATAGCGGTAGCCATGGATGCACCCAGACGTGAATGGGAATGGTGTCCCGGTGAGGTTCCCAAAAGTCAACTGCTTCCTTCAATTTGGGAAAGACTACCACATCCAATATGCTATTAAGAACAGGAGCCGGCAGCAATTTCTCCCAAGACTCCAAAAAACGAAGCATGGGTTCAGGGTCCTTAGGCTGCCAAGTATTTACTCCAGCGATCCTCACCGCTGGTACCACAACCTCGGAGACCAATTGGGTATAAGGAGACATTGAAGAATCCCATATATCAAGGCACCGCTCATACTCCCCCTCCCCATGAAGCAGAGCCTTCCAGGTGGATACCACATCCATTCCATGAGACGGGTTCCGCAAAGGATCCCAACCCTGAAACATCCTGATAAACAAAGGGAGTGCAAAGGAACAGGCAATGCAGGCCAGGTTACATACCTTATAGTCATCGGCATACCTCCTCTGCAGGTCACTGAAACCCTTTGCCAGAGAATCCAGCGTCAATATTCCCATGGCTTTCTCTTCTCCCAATCGGTCCAACACATTTGTGATATCATCCAAGCTATCCAAGTGCTCCTTCTGCATATCCACCTCGGCTTGCAACTTCTCCTTCTCCTGCTTCAAGATTAATGCAGTCTCTCTTTCATTCCTCAAATCCCTATCAATCTTTTGGATATCGAGCTCAGCCATGTCTAGAATCAACCTCAAGTTGTGCTGTAGCTCAGGCATGGGAACATTCTCTTCCCTAGCCTTCTCCTCAGCATTCAAATTCTCCAAATTGGTCAGAACTCGTACCTGAGGTCCCCGCATATCAACCACCTTCTGCACAAAGACCTCGACACCTTCTTCTTCTTTCTTGGCTAACAACTCCTTGGCAGAAATATACCTATCCTTGTTACTCCTACTGGCAACCACCTTCTTCCAGGAATTCCTCTTCTTGGTA encodes the following:
- the LOC101296385 gene encoding tuftelin-interacting protein 11-like, translated to MDDYQEMERFGMDNDFEGGELIDGEFYYRNRKTKRVQTKDDSIYGCFADSDSDEDDGSRKRRKDKKTADFTKPVSFVSTGVVMPNQEAENDLKQPTGDIDRARASGSGLGFNNSGGGLGFGNSGSSGLGLNSSVGKDEEDASNFLPSAFGKKIMEAAERRRHKEKEKMKLQQQQSSQSRRNSESKGVGDGNLGSFEQHTKAFGMKMLEKMGYKGGGLGKNQQGILAPIEAKLRPKNMGMGFNDYKETKQPSVQELDEEKPKKQLPAAAAGTKKRNSWKKVVASRSNKDRYISAKELLAKKEEEGVEVFVQKVVDMRGPQVRVLTNLENLNAEEKAREENVPMPELQHNLRLILDMAELDIQKIDRDLRNERETALILKQEKEKLQAEVDMQKEHLDSLDDITNVLDRLGEEKAMGILTLDSLAKGFSDLQRRYADDYKVCNLACIACSFALPLFIRMFQGWDPLRNPSHGMDVVSTWKALLHGEGEYERCLDIWDSSMSPYTQLVSEVVVPAVRIAGVNTWQPKDPEPMLRFLESWEKLLPAPVLNSILDVVVFPKLKEAVDFWEPHRDTIPIHVWVHPWLPLLGHKLEEVYHTIRYKLSNVLGAWHPSDGSAYTILSPWKKVFDPASWEQLMHRFIVPKLQLVLQDFQVNPADQRLDQFNWVMSWASAIPIHLMVDMLEKFFFPKWIHVLYQWLISNPNFEEVLNWYKGWKELISEELHANESIRYQLNCGLDMMNRAVEGMEVVQPGLKENISYLRVLEQRQFEAQQKAAAATAHMDGTGHEMTLKDVIEAHAQQNGLLFRPKPTRTHNGHQIYGFGKVSIIVDSLNQKVYAQTEDTWSLVSLEKLLDLHNTSLTKRR